In the genome of Thermoproteales archaeon, one region contains:
- a CDS encoding GDP-mannose 4,6-dehydratase yields MSEVLVTGCAGFIGSHLCESLTREGYYVIGVDNFDNYYDRECKIKNLEVLKNMKNFRFLSLDIRDQEKIRRIMKKGLRIIHLAARPGVRASTKLPNLYLDINVKGTLTLLNEAVKSDVEQFIFVSSSSVYGISPLPFREELPADKPLSIYAATKRCCEILLYTFSYNFSIPITCLRLFTVYGPRVRPDMAIYKFAMAIYQDKEVILYNEGKIKRDFTYISDVIDGILRALRRTFPYEIFNIGSGNPVEVRHVLKLLEVNLGKRAKIIFKPKPKEDMPMTFADISKAKELLGYTPKVTIEEGVKKFSAWFLNTVSSH; encoded by the coding sequence ATGAGTGAGGTATTGGTGACTGGCTGCGCCGGCTTTATTGGGTCTCATCTATGTGAAAGCTTGACTAGGGAAGGATATTACGTCATAGGAGTAGATAATTTTGATAACTATTATGATAGAGAGTGCAAGATTAAGAATCTTGAGGTCTTAAAAAATATGAAAAACTTTCGATTTTTATCGCTTGATATTAGAGATCAAGAGAAAATCAGAAGAATCATGAAAAAGGGACTAAGAATAATACATTTAGCTGCACGACCTGGCGTTAGAGCTTCTACAAAATTACCTAATTTGTATCTTGATATTAATGTTAAAGGTACTCTTACATTACTCAATGAAGCAGTAAAAAGTGATGTTGAACAATTCATTTTTGTATCTTCTTCTTCTGTTTACGGTATTTCTCCTTTACCTTTTAGAGAAGAGTTACCAGCAGATAAGCCGCTGTCGATATATGCTGCCACAAAAAGATGTTGTGAGATATTGCTTTATACATTCAGCTACAATTTTTCTATTCCGATAACTTGTCTAAGATTATTCACAGTTTATGGCCCCCGTGTAAGACCGGATATGGCCATCTATAAATTTGCGATGGCAATTTACCAAGACAAGGAAGTAATTTTATATAACGAAGGAAAAATAAAAAGAGATTTCACGTACATTTCTGACGTTATTGATGGAATATTAAGAGCTTTAAGAAGAACATTCCCTTATGAAATTTTCAATATAGGCTCTGGTAATCCTGTTGAAGTACGGCATGTTTTAAAATTGCTTGAAGTTAATTTAGGAAAAAGGGCGAAAATCATATTTAAGCCAAAACCTAAAGAAGATATGCCTATGACTTTTGCAGATATAAGCAAAGCTAAGGAGTTGCTTGGGTATACACCGAAGGTAACCATTGAAGAAGGCGTTAAAAAATTTTCAGCTTGGTTTTTAAATACCGTCTCGAGTCATTAG